In Candidatus Manganitrophus noduliformans, the genomic stretch GGGAATCTCCAGATCCAAGCCGCGCAGCACCGCCAGATCCCCGAACGACTTCCGGACGTCCCGCATCCGGATGATCGGAGGGGGCGCGCCGCGCTCGCGGTCAGCGGCTTCCAAACCGCACCTCCAGTCTTCGAACCAGCCTCGACGCGACCAGGCTGACGGCGAGGAAGAGCAGGCCGACGAGGGTCAGCGGCTCGAGATAACGGAACGTCTGCGCCCCGATGATCTTCGCCGTCTGCAGCAGCTCCATGACGGTGATCGCGGCCAGCAGCGGCGTCTCCTTGAACATCGCCACCAGGTAGTTGCCGAGGGCGGGAATCACCGGCGGAATCGCCTGAGGGAGAATGACCGACCGCCAGGTGAGAAACCGGCCCATGTTCAAGGAGAGCGCGGCCTCCCACTGTCCCGAAGGAACCCCCTCGATCCCCGCCCGGTAAACTTCCGCGGTATAGGCGCTGTAGTGGAGGCCGAGGGCGAGGGTCCCCGCCGAAAAGGGGGACAAGGTCAGGCCGAAATTCGGCGCCACATAAAAGAGAAAATAGATCTGCACCAGCAGCGGCGTGCTCCGGATGAACTCCACCGAGGCGGCCGTCACTTTGGCCGGCAAGCCCCGTCCGGAATGGCCGAGAAAGGCCCAAACCAGGCCGAGCAGCAGGGCGATGGAGATCCCGACCAGGGTCGCCTGAAGGGTGACCCGGAGCGCCTTCAACAGCGCCGGCAGAATCGAGATTGCAAATTCCCAGTCAAACATCGGCCGCGACCATCGGGCGCCGCCGGACACGGCCGACGGCGAGTCTCCGCTCCAATCGTCTTACGCCGAACGAGATCGACAGCGCCAGCATAAAATAGAGCAAAAGGACCAGGGTGAAAATTTCTCCCGAGCGAAGCGTGGCGGCCCGCAGGATCTGCCCCTGGAAGGTCAGGTCGCCCAGGGTGATCATCGAGACCAGCGCCGTGCTCTTGAGAAGCTCGATCAACAGATTGCCGAACGGAGGAAGCATCGCCGGCAGCGCCTGCGGCAGGATGATCCGCCACAACGTCTGACGCTCCGTAAAATTGAGCGCGGCGGCCGCTTCATATTGGGGCCTGGGAACCGCCTGGACGGCACCGCGGACCACTTCGGCCCCGTAGGCGCCGTGGTTCAGCCCCAGGACCACGATGCCAGCGGTCATGGCGTCCAATTCAACCCCCCAAAAGGGGAGGGCGAAGTAGACCCAAAAGAGCTGCACCAGCGCCGAGGTGCCGCGGAAAAAATCGGTATAGGCCGTGGCGGCGATCCGCAACCCGGCCTTTCGTGAGAGTCGCAA encodes the following:
- the ehuD gene encoding ectoine/hydroxyectoine ABC transporter permease subunit EhuD, which encodes MFDWEFAISILPALLKALRVTLQATLVGISIALLLGLVWAFLGHSGRGLPAKVTAASVEFIRSTPLLVQIYFLFYVAPNFGLTLSPFSAGTLALGLHYSAYTAEVYRAGIEGVPSGQWEAALSLNMGRFLTWRSVILPQAIPPVIPALGNYLVAMFKETPLLAAITVMELLQTAKIIGAQTFRYLEPLTLVGLLFLAVSLVASRLVRRLEVRFGSR
- the ehuC gene encoding ectoine/hydroxyectoine ABC transporter permease subunit EhuC, with product MLELFHFLPPLLSGLWVTIQLAFGGSILAVLAAFAVGLLRLSRKAGLRIAATAYTDFFRGTSALVQLFWVYFALPFWGVELDAMTAGIVVLGLNHGAYGAEVVRGAVQAVPRPQYEAAAALNFTERQTLWRIILPQALPAMLPPFGNLLIELLKSTALVSMITLGDLTFQGQILRAATLRSGEIFTLVLLLYFMLALSISFGVRRLERRLAVGRVRRRPMVAADV